A single Anatilimnocola floriformis DNA region contains:
- a CDS encoding protein-glutamate methylesterase/protein-glutamine glutaminase produces MDKIIRVLVVDDSPLMRELIRDVLTNERGIEVVGTAASGAEALIKVVELRPDIVTLDIQMPGMDGLQTLAALLAERPIPVIMVSSLTQRAAQITLQALDCGALDYVPKPENPSAAHRPFRDELLHKLRAMAGADVDRVLRIRQARAQQTVRQVARPSAGISNAYQDCCIALGISTGGPPALSELFQSLAPSLPPIVVVQHMPANFTGPFARRLDTISALSIKEAETGDVLRNNQVLIAPGGRHLRLQRQGSEVVAVIEDSDPVSGHRPSIDVMMRDASAAFGSRCLGIIMTGMGYDGAQGCAAIRAAGGYVLGQDQATSDVYGMNRVAAINGDVDRQFALPELPGLIVQNSARLFGRTSLARAK; encoded by the coding sequence ATGGACAAGATCATTCGCGTTCTCGTGGTTGACGATTCGCCGCTGATGCGCGAACTGATCCGCGACGTGCTGACGAATGAGCGCGGCATCGAAGTTGTCGGCACCGCGGCCAGCGGCGCCGAGGCGTTGATCAAAGTCGTCGAGTTGCGGCCGGACATCGTTACGCTCGACATTCAAATGCCCGGCATGGACGGGCTACAAACCTTGGCTGCGCTCCTCGCCGAGCGGCCGATCCCGGTGATCATGGTCAGCTCGCTAACGCAGCGCGCGGCGCAAATCACGCTGCAGGCGCTCGACTGCGGCGCGCTCGATTATGTGCCGAAGCCGGAAAATCCGAGCGCCGCTCATCGGCCATTTCGCGATGAATTGCTGCATAAACTGCGCGCGATGGCCGGCGCCGACGTCGACCGCGTGCTGCGGATTCGTCAGGCCCGCGCGCAACAGACAGTTCGACAAGTGGCGCGGCCATCTGCCGGTATCAGCAACGCTTACCAAGACTGCTGCATTGCCTTGGGCATCTCGACGGGCGGACCGCCCGCGCTAAGTGAGCTATTTCAATCGCTCGCGCCATCGCTGCCGCCGATCGTGGTTGTGCAACACATGCCGGCGAACTTTACTGGGCCGTTTGCGCGGCGGCTCGATACGATTTCGGCGCTGTCGATCAAGGAAGCCGAGACCGGCGATGTGCTGCGGAACAATCAGGTCTTGATAGCACCGGGTGGCAGGCATCTACGTTTGCAACGCCAAGGAAGCGAAGTCGTCGCCGTGATCGAAGATAGCGATCCTGTGAGCGGCCATCGACCTTCGATCGATGTGATGATGCGCGACGCGAGCGCGGCCTTCGGCAGTCGTTGTCTCGGCATCATCATGACCGGCATGGGTTACGACGGCGCGCAAGGCTGTGCCGCGATCCGCGCCGCCGGCGGTTACGTGCTGGGACAAGATCAAGCCACCTCGGATGTCTACGGCATGAATCGCGTGGCTGCGAT
- a CDS encoding response regulator, with product MTKRLLVIDDAMIIREMIKDAAREDGWEIVGHATNGQEGIEQFEKLQPDAVTLDLVMPEFDGMHGLRGIKQLNRDAQVLIVSALDQAEILKEALRAGAADFIAKPFNKGRLLAALQKIAARTAKREPQLV from the coding sequence ATGACAAAACGACTGTTGGTAATCGACGACGCCATGATCATCCGCGAGATGATCAAAGACGCTGCCCGCGAGGACGGCTGGGAAATCGTGGGTCACGCCACGAACGGCCAGGAGGGAATCGAGCAATTCGAAAAACTCCAACCCGACGCGGTGACGCTCGATCTGGTGATGCCCGAGTTCGACGGCATGCATGGTCTCCGCGGCATCAAGCAATTGAACCGCGATGCGCAAGTGCTGATCGTCAGCGCGCTCGATCAAGCCGAGATTCTGAAAGAAGCGCTCCGCGCGGGCGCAGCCGATTTCATCGCCAAGCCGTTCAACAAGGGACGACTGCTGGCCGCACTGCAAAAGATCGCGGCTCGCACGGCCAAGCGCGAACCGCAATTGGTATAG
- a CDS encoding chemotaxis protein CheD produces MTCSAPERRAEANVGMAQIALVAQGEIARAVLGSCIGLVLFHELRKTAVVAHIVLPQGQDRPGPAGKFADTALPEMLAILAENGIPRTGLVAKVAGGANMFGSSGPLQIGKENHAIVIQLLKNLRIPIMAEHVGGKVGRRITFDSATGDLQVDMAGSPSVVL; encoded by the coding sequence ATGACTTGTTCCGCACCTGAGCGCAGAGCCGAAGCGAATGTCGGCATGGCCCAGATCGCCCTGGTCGCCCAGGGAGAGATCGCTCGCGCCGTGCTCGGCTCGTGCATCGGCCTCGTGCTGTTTCACGAACTGCGCAAAACAGCCGTCGTCGCGCACATCGTGTTGCCGCAAGGTCAGGATCGCCCTGGCCCGGCTGGCAAATTTGCCGATACCGCGCTGCCAGAAATGCTCGCCATCCTCGCCGAAAACGGCATCCCGCGCACCGGCCTCGTGGCCAAGGTGGCCGGCGGAGCCAACATGTTCGGCAGTTCGGGACCGCTGCAAATCGGCAAAGAAAATCACGCCATTGTCATTCAACTGCTGAAGAATCTGCGCATTCCCATCATGGCCGAACATGTGGGGGGCAAGGTCGGTCGGCGGATCACGTTCGATTCGGCGACCGGCGACTTGCAAGTCGACATGGCCGGTTCGCCGAGCGTAGTGCTGTAA
- a CDS encoding chemotaxis protein CheC produces MNATAPFDPALLGDFFSAATQHASLAMSQWTNGRVSLSLDELREAPLEEVSAELDMGDDLLTMVVLGVQGDGVQGGMGGQLILAFDDENGRTLAASLLGREVVANAGWSELDQSAVMETGNILASAYLNELTRLTRRKLIPSAPFFVQDFGASVLAQVLAGQSLAGDRALICRTRFEFDQRQVNWSLFFVPSEELLQTLLTAVQTSAANA; encoded by the coding sequence GTGAACGCCACCGCACCTTTTGATCCCGCTTTGCTCGGAGACTTTTTCTCCGCGGCGACGCAGCACGCCTCGCTGGCCATGTCGCAATGGACCAATGGCCGCGTCTCGCTCTCGCTCGATGAATTGCGCGAAGCGCCGCTCGAAGAAGTCTCGGCCGAACTCGACATGGGCGACGACCTGCTCACCATGGTCGTCCTCGGCGTGCAGGGCGACGGCGTGCAAGGAGGAATGGGCGGCCAACTCATTCTCGCCTTTGACGACGAGAACGGTCGCACTCTCGCTGCGAGCTTGCTTGGCCGTGAAGTCGTCGCCAATGCCGGATGGTCGGAACTCGATCAGTCGGCCGTCATGGAAACCGGCAACATTCTAGCCTCGGCTTATCTCAACGAACTGACGCGTTTGACGCGCCGCAAGTTGATTCCCTCGGCGCCGTTCTTCGTGCAGGACTTTGGCGCCAGCGTGCTCGCTCAAGTGCTGGCCGGGCAATCGCTGGCTGGCGATCGAGCCTTGATCTGCCGCACAAGGTTTGAATTCGACCAGCGGCAGGTCAATTGGAGTTTGTTCTTTGTTCCCAGCGAGGAATTGCTGCAAACCTTGCTCACCGCCGTGCAAACTTCCGCAGCGAACGCCTGA
- a CDS encoding chemotaxis protein CheA, which translates to MSNNLGLDDDFMATMLSDFLDESQGYLTRLNENLLTLDELARALGDDVQLQPDAELLNEMFRDAHSLKGLSAMLQLTDINSLTHKVENVFDAARHGNLTISRPVIDVMFQAFDRLTGMVDRLKDQDAPEVACLEEVAAIQQLLAGAGISSGAPAKVSDAPISIPAAPPVVKPVIDVPVDSFGDVVDETDVPAKYLSIFIGETEETLDALAELLVNGVEADVDALLVFCHRIKGSAASIGLHRTAKLAHAMEDLLQVLREERRSITPELSDALLIAVDSLRAFVVVLQAGQRSPDSYDEAYPKLRAARHMAFAAMEAKPLPPPPPPAIIQVASFTDAERAQIIAAAPLEQRVIGGVVMLEAGLQLAELKAQVIFDRLGCLGELFFREPSEKQLDTAVDLQRLVFAVATEISEKSIRREIDLEGIRSIELEHIVHAMCTSPAETTPSVAAKPERCEAVAEHASGDHDEAEVKSEGVKDNGRNKADAAASKDKPAETIRVDIERLDQLMNLAGQLVINKARFAQLGDQLKSLSTRKQSVYSLANVGTLLENILSEADQASGAGAETPFMKIVRRHVQQIRGDLEVVRTDLEQLCQARTMVNGVSEAVHQLDRIADGIQKSVMDTRMVPIGPLFGRFKRVIRDITRSNGKDIQLVIRGEKTELDKRMVDELGDPLIHMVRNSADHGIESPAQRIAAGKPAQGTVTLDAFHRGNRVVIQVRDDGAGLDPQKIRAKAVSKGLISALDAERLTTQQTYQLIWAPGFSTAEKVTEISGRGMGMDIVRSKIESLNGVVELDSQFGVGTTITIKLPLTMAILPSLLTVISGDVFAVPVESVVEIVRVSEKSLTTVHGLSTARVRGRVISVVELNNLLQWADGSLRTATSTNGERTLVIVGTDGHEMGLAVDGLLGEEDIVIKSLAENYRNVPGLAGASILGNGRVSLILDVSSLISLAGRKTAANELEPA; encoded by the coding sequence ATGTCGAACAACCTGGGTTTGGACGACGATTTCATGGCGACGATGCTCAGCGACTTCCTCGATGAGTCGCAGGGATATCTCACGCGCCTGAACGAAAATCTCCTCACGCTCGACGAACTGGCTCGCGCGCTGGGCGACGATGTGCAGTTGCAGCCCGATGCTGAACTGCTCAACGAAATGTTTCGCGACGCCCATAGCCTGAAGGGGCTGTCGGCGATGCTGCAGCTGACCGACATCAACAGCTTGACGCACAAAGTCGAAAACGTCTTCGACGCCGCCCGCCATGGCAACCTGACCATTTCGCGGCCGGTGATCGATGTGATGTTTCAAGCGTTCGATCGTTTGACCGGCATGGTCGATCGACTGAAAGATCAAGACGCGCCGGAAGTCGCCTGCCTGGAAGAAGTCGCCGCCATTCAGCAACTGCTGGCCGGCGCCGGAATCTCGAGCGGTGCGCCGGCGAAAGTCAGCGACGCGCCAATCAGTATTCCTGCTGCTCCACCGGTTGTGAAACCCGTCATCGATGTGCCCGTCGATAGCTTCGGCGATGTCGTCGATGAAACCGACGTGCCAGCGAAGTACCTCTCGATTTTCATCGGCGAAACCGAAGAAACACTCGACGCCCTCGCCGAACTCCTCGTCAACGGCGTGGAAGCCGACGTCGATGCGTTGCTGGTGTTCTGCCATCGCATCAAAGGCTCGGCTGCTTCGATCGGATTGCATCGCACGGCAAAACTTGCGCACGCGATGGAAGATCTGCTACAGGTGCTGCGTGAAGAGCGCCGCTCGATCACGCCGGAACTCTCCGATGCACTGCTGATTGCCGTCGATTCGCTGCGGGCCTTTGTCGTCGTCCTGCAAGCCGGCCAGCGCAGTCCAGACTCGTACGACGAGGCGTATCCGAAGCTCCGCGCTGCTCGCCACATGGCGTTTGCCGCGATGGAAGCCAAGCCGCTGCCACCGCCACCTCCGCCAGCGATCATTCAAGTTGCCAGCTTTACGGATGCAGAGCGCGCTCAGATCATCGCGGCCGCTCCGCTCGAACAACGCGTGATCGGCGGCGTGGTGATGCTCGAGGCGGGGTTGCAACTCGCCGAGCTGAAAGCTCAAGTTATTTTCGATCGCCTCGGCTGCTTGGGCGAGCTGTTCTTCCGCGAACCTTCGGAAAAGCAACTCGATACCGCCGTCGATCTGCAGCGGCTCGTGTTCGCAGTCGCGACCGAGATTTCCGAGAAGTCGATCCGCCGCGAGATCGATCTCGAAGGCATTCGTAGCATCGAGCTCGAACATATCGTCCACGCAATGTGTACATCGCCGGCCGAGACAACACCGAGTGTTGCTGCCAAGCCAGAACGCTGCGAAGCGGTTGCCGAACATGCTTCTGGCGATCACGACGAAGCCGAAGTGAAGAGCGAAGGGGTCAAAGACAACGGCCGCAACAAGGCCGATGCTGCCGCGAGCAAAGACAAACCCGCCGAAACGATTCGTGTCGATATCGAACGCCTCGATCAGCTGATGAACCTCGCCGGGCAGCTGGTGATCAACAAAGCCCGCTTCGCGCAGCTGGGCGATCAGCTGAAAAGTCTGTCGACGCGCAAGCAATCGGTCTATTCGCTCGCCAATGTCGGCACGCTGCTGGAAAATATCCTCAGCGAGGCCGACCAGGCCAGTGGCGCCGGTGCCGAAACCCCGTTCATGAAAATCGTTCGCCGGCACGTGCAGCAGATTCGCGGCGACCTCGAAGTCGTTCGCACCGATCTCGAACAACTCTGCCAGGCCCGCACGATGGTCAACGGCGTTTCCGAAGCCGTGCATCAGCTCGACCGCATTGCCGATGGCATTCAAAAGAGCGTGATGGACACCCGCATGGTGCCGATCGGCCCGCTGTTTGGGCGGTTCAAACGCGTGATTCGCGACATCACCCGCAGCAACGGCAAAGACATTCAGCTCGTAATTCGCGGCGAAAAGACCGAACTCGACAAGCGTATGGTCGATGAACTCGGCGATCCGCTAATCCACATGGTGCGCAACTCGGCGGACCACGGCATCGAGTCTCCCGCGCAACGCATCGCGGCCGGTAAACCAGCGCAAGGCACCGTTACGCTCGACGCTTTTCACCGCGGCAACCGCGTGGTGATTCAGGTGCGCGACGACGGCGCCGGTCTCGATCCGCAAAAGATTCGCGCCAAAGCGGTTTCGAAAGGTCTGATCAGCGCGCTCGATGCCGAACGGCTGACGACGCAGCAGACCTATCAACTCATTTGGGCACCGGGCTTCAGCACCGCGGAAAAGGTCACGGAGATCTCCGGCCGCGGCATGGGCATGGACATCGTCCGTTCCAAGATTGAATCGCTGAACGGCGTAGTCGAGCTCGACAGCCAGTTCGGCGTCGGCACGACAATCACCATCAAGCTGCCGCTCACGATGGCCATCCTGCCGAGCCTGCTTACCGTGATTTCGGGCGACGTCTTTGCCGTGCCGGTCGAGTCGGTCGTTGAGATCGTCCGCGTGAGCGAGAAGTCGCTGACGACGGTGCATGGTCTGAGCACTGCTCGCGTTCGCGGCCGCGTGATCTCGGTCGTTGAGCTCAACAATCTGTTGCAATGGGCCGACGGCTCGTTGCGAACCGCGACATCCACCAACGGCGAACGCACACTCGTCATCGTCGGCACCGACGGTCACGAGATGGGGCTCGCCGTGGACGGATTACTCGGTGAAGAAGACATCGTCATCAAATCGCTCGCCGAGAATTACCGCAATGTGCCCGGTTTGGCCGGGGCCAGCATCCTCGGCAACGGCAGAGTGTCCTTGATTTTGGATGTGTCGTCGCTCATCAGCCTGGCCGGTCGCAAGACCGCAGCAAATGAACTCGAACCCGCTTAG
- a CDS encoding CheR family methyltransferase, translating into MTTAALTQQVTDAQLSRYADLIYERTGIRISAQKKTLLSNRLRRRLKATGITCFDRYFDHLRKLSADHAEWDAFLQEITTHETYLFRDANQWDWFSNTYLTEIQNAVRRGQRAKTLRVWSAACSTGDEAHTIACCIADKISNYREWKIDIVGTDIGVDAVDQAKRAHFGVRAMRLVPDNCRTRFFKQAGDGWDAQPVLTQWTSFKQHNLLQPLRAALFDVIFVKNVLIYFDADSKQPVMRNVEAALKPGGMLVTGPAEGVADLTRGFERLQSWLHRKPELRTTQGLAQGTA; encoded by the coding sequence ATGACCACCGCCGCATTAACTCAGCAAGTCACCGATGCTCAGCTCAGCCGTTACGCTGATCTGATCTATGAACGGACCGGCATTCGCATTTCCGCTCAGAAAAAGACGCTGCTGTCGAACCGCTTGCGGCGGCGACTGAAGGCGACCGGCATCACGTGCTTTGATCGATATTTCGATCATCTGCGCAAGCTGTCTGCCGATCACGCCGAGTGGGATGCGTTTCTGCAAGAGATTACCACCCACGAAACGTATTTGTTTCGTGACGCGAATCAGTGGGATTGGTTCAGCAATACCTATCTCACCGAGATTCAAAACGCGGTGCGTCGCGGCCAGCGCGCGAAGACCCTGCGAGTGTGGTCGGCTGCGTGCAGCACGGGTGACGAAGCACACACCATTGCCTGTTGCATCGCCGACAAGATTTCGAACTATCGCGAATGGAAGATCGATATCGTCGGCACCGACATTGGTGTCGATGCGGTCGATCAAGCCAAGCGTGCCCACTTTGGTGTGCGTGCGATGCGTTTGGTTCCCGACAACTGCCGCACGCGATTTTTCAAACAAGCGGGCGATGGTTGGGATGCTCAACCGGTGCTCACGCAGTGGACTTCGTTCAAACAACACAACCTGCTGCAACCGCTGCGGGCCGCGCTCTTCGACGTGATCTTCGTCAAGAACGTGCTGATTTATTTTGACGCTGACTCGAAGCAGCCGGTGATGCGCAACGTCGAGGCCGCGCTCAAGCCTGGCGGCATGCTGGTGACCGGCCCTGCCGAAGGTGTCGCGGATTTAACTCGCGGTTTCGAACGGCTGCAGTCGTGGCTGCATCGCAAGCCCGAGCTGCGCACCACCCAAGGTCTCGCTCAAGGAACTGCCTAA
- a CDS encoding methyl-accepting chemotaxis protein: MTANSKKPAAKKTATKTTKTAAADNSALLFDSQAQLAAIGAAFAVIEFQPDGTIITANENFLNTVGYTLAEIQGQHHQKFVDAEYARSPEYRNFWTRLGRGESQSGEFQRFGKGGKEIWIQARYSALIDANGETYKVIKYASDITEDMRRREQALDYENQIAAISSAQAVIEFEIDGTIITANENFLKTVGYNLSEIRGKHHRMFVDEQYSRTGEYREFWNKLGRGESQEGEFQRFGKGGAEVWIQARYSSLLNKSGKTYKVIKYASNITDAVRARAAALENQRREREQQEDLRNKVDQLLGVVQAAAAGDLTREVTVTGDDAIGELANGLRRMLADLRDVISQVVEGSAQFTEGSRVVSESAQTLAQGAQTQSASVEQMSASIEELTRSIEAVKENAGAANKVAKETSSLAEEGGAAVKKSIDAMARIKTSSSQISEIIQVISEIASQTNLLALNAAIEAARAGEHGLGFAVVADEVRKLAERSSEAAKEISKLIKESTQRVEEGAQLSEQTGGSLTKIIQGVEGTAKRIGEIADATVEQAQNANEVSNAIQQVSRVTEQSAAGSEEMASSSEQLGAQAAALRDLVGRFQVEATEQRSYSKPQVELARGRSTGSVQRPVTQRA, encoded by the coding sequence ATGACTGCCAATTCCAAGAAACCTGCCGCCAAAAAGACCGCTACCAAAACCACCAAAACTGCGGCTGCCGACAACTCGGCGCTGCTGTTCGACTCGCAAGCCCAGCTCGCCGCCATCGGCGCTGCCTTTGCCGTGATCGAGTTTCAGCCTGATGGCACGATCATTACGGCCAACGAAAACTTTTTGAACACCGTGGGCTACACGCTGGCCGAAATCCAAGGCCAGCATCACCAGAAGTTTGTCGACGCGGAATATGCACGCAGCCCCGAATATCGCAACTTTTGGACTCGCCTCGGCCGTGGCGAATCGCAGAGTGGTGAGTTCCAACGCTTCGGCAAGGGTGGCAAGGAAATCTGGATTCAAGCTCGTTACAGCGCGCTGATCGACGCGAACGGCGAAACGTACAAAGTGATCAAGTACGCCAGCGACATCACCGAAGACATGCGTCGCCGCGAGCAAGCCCTCGATTATGAAAATCAAATCGCCGCCATCAGCTCGGCTCAAGCCGTCATCGAGTTCGAAATCGATGGCACGATCATCACGGCCAACGAAAACTTCCTGAAGACAGTCGGTTACAACCTGAGCGAAATCCGCGGCAAGCATCACCGCATGTTCGTCGACGAACAATACAGCCGGACCGGCGAATATCGCGAATTCTGGAACAAGCTCGGCCGCGGCGAATCGCAAGAAGGCGAATTCCAACGCTTCGGCAAGGGCGGCGCCGAAGTCTGGATTCAAGCGCGCTACAGCTCGCTGCTCAACAAGAGCGGTAAGACGTACAAGGTCATCAAGTACGCTTCGAATATTACCGATGCGGTTCGCGCTCGCGCCGCCGCACTCGAGAATCAACGCCGCGAACGGGAACAGCAAGAAGACCTGCGTAACAAGGTCGATCAACTCCTCGGCGTCGTTCAAGCCGCCGCTGCCGGCGATCTGACTCGCGAAGTGACCGTCACCGGTGACGACGCCATCGGCGAACTCGCCAATGGTTTGCGTCGCATGCTCGCCGATCTGCGTGATGTGATCTCGCAAGTCGTCGAAGGCTCGGCCCAATTCACCGAAGGCTCGCGGGTCGTTTCAGAGAGTGCTCAGACGCTCGCTCAAGGTGCTCAAACGCAGAGCGCCTCGGTCGAACAGATGAGTGCTTCGATCGAAGAACTCACCCGCAGCATCGAAGCCGTCAAAGAAAACGCCGGCGCTGCCAATAAAGTTGCCAAAGAAACCAGCAGCCTGGCCGAAGAAGGTGGCGCTGCCGTGAAGAAGTCGATCGATGCCATGGCCCGCATCAAGACTTCGTCGAGCCAGATCAGCGAAATCATTCAAGTGATTTCGGAGATCGCCAGCCAAACGAATCTGCTCGCCCTGAACGCTGCCATCGAAGCGGCTCGAGCTGGCGAACATGGCCTTGGCTTTGCGGTGGTGGCCGATGAAGTTCGCAAGCTGGCCGAACGCTCGAGCGAAGCGGCCAAGGAAATTTCGAAGCTGATCAAGGAATCGACGCAACGCGTTGAAGAAGGTGCTCAGCTCAGCGAGCAAACCGGCGGCTCGTTGACCAAGATCATTCAAGGTGTCGAGGGAACGGCCAAGCGGATCGGCGAGATCGCTGATGCGACGGTCGAACAGGCCCAGAACGCCAACGAAGTGTCGAACGCCATTCAGCAAGTCTCGCGAGTGACCGAGCAATCGGCCGCTGGCAGCGAAGAAATGGCTTCGAGCAGCGAACAGCTGGGCGCTCAAGCGGCTGCCCTGCGCGACCTGGTGGGCCGGTTCCAAGTGGAAGCGACCGAACAACGGTCGTATAGCAAGCCTCAAGTCGAATTGGCCCGCGGTCGCTCGACCGGTTCGGTTCAACGGCCCGTTACGCAACGTGCCTAA